From the genome of Leguminivora glycinivorella isolate SPB_JAAS2020 chromosome Z, LegGlyc_1.1, whole genome shotgun sequence, one region includes:
- the LOC125241917 gene encoding mitogen-activated protein kinase kinase kinase 12-like gives MVAVKKLRDPAETDIKHLRKLNHDNIVRFRGVVTKPPTYCVVMEYCQYGPLFEFLHSGSLFAPKQILKWAKEIANGMAYLHSHKIIHRDLKSPNILIADNLVVKVSDFGTSREWNDVSAIMSFTGTVAWMAPEVIRHEPCSERVDVWSFGVVLWELLTQEIPYKSMETHAIMWGVGTDTISLPVPATVPDSMQLLLTQCWNRTPKNRPPFKIIAAHLEIAGDEFAEIHQETFSVTQQSWKKEVQEGMAQLYTKSEKPADVQETATRKEELKHARDIRQVYEKQLARANELYMEACAVKLQLEQREAALTEREKALKFCRCGVRKLALHRQSSTSSDGKCREPVHRRPRKRDTVITQEQQKTNTILLTDGDKFSSIVDGVKNNNPVKETVDTVVETNGNVELKDVINDNYIDEVAAQV, from the exons ATGGTTGCCGTCAAGAAACTGCGAGACCCGGCCGAGACCGACATCAAACACCTCAGGAAACTCAACCATGACAACATAG TTCGCTTCCGCGGCGTAGTCACCAAGCCGCCCACATACTGCGTGGTGATGGAATACTGCCAGTACGGGCCGCTGTTCGAGTTCCTGCACAGTGGCTCCCTCTTCGCGCCCAAACAGATACTAAAGTGGGCCAAGGAGATAGCCAACGGCATGGCCTACTTGCACAGCCACAAGATTATACACAGGGATCTTAAAAGTCCAAA CATCCTCATAGCAGACAACCTAGTAGTCAAAGTGTCGGACTTCGGTACATCGCGCGAATGGAACGACGTGAGCGCCATAATGTCCTTCACCGGGACGGTGGCGTGGATGGCGCCAGAGGTGATCCGCCACGAACCGTGTTCGGAGCGAGTCGACGTCTGGTCCTTCGGCGTGGTCCTATGGGAGCTCCTCACGCAGGAG ATACCCTACAAGAGCATGGAGACGCACGCCATAATGTGGGGCGTCGGCACCGACACCATCTCCCTGCCCGTGCCCGCCACGGTGCCCGACAGCATGCAGCTGCTGCTCACCCAGTGCTGGAACAGGACGCCCAAGAACAG GCCGCCGTTCAAGATAATCGCCGCGCACCTAGAGATTGCCGGCGACGAGTTCGCAGAAATCCACCAGGAGACGTTCAGCGTCACGCAGCAGTCTTGGAAGAAGGAAGTACAGGAGGGCATGGCGCAACTCTACACCAA GAGCGAGAAGCCAGCCGACGTGCAAGAAACAGCCACCAGGAAAGAGGAATTGAAACACGCGAGAGACATCAGACAG GTTTATGAGAAGCAGCTGGCGCGAGCGAACGAGCTGTACATGGAGGCGTGCGCCGTTAAACTACAGCTGGAGCAAAGAGAAGCCGCTCTTACGGA GCGCGAGAAAGCCCTAAAATTCTGCCGCTGCGGCGTTCGGAAGCTAGCCCTCCACCGCCAAAGTTCCACCTCATCCGACGGCAAGTGCCGCGAGCCAGTGCACAGGCGGCCGCGGAAGCGAGACACCGTCATCACCCAGGAGCAACAGAAGACCAACACCATACTGCTGACCGACGGAGACAAG TTCTCCTCAATCGTGGACGGCGTCAAAAACAACAACCCAGTGAAGGAGACCGTCGACACAGTGGTCGAGACGAACGGGAACGTCGAGCTGAAAGACGTTATCAACGACAACTACATAGACGAGGTGGCTGCTCAAGTCTAA